In Candidatus Nitrosarchaeum limnium SFB1, the following proteins share a genomic window:
- a CDS encoding hypothetical protein (hypothetical protein Nmar_1535), which yields MSIVITGNPGVGKHSIVKEISKQLKLPIIDINSIAKDAGLFEENYDTNDVDVSKLKKIIKEKISSPSLIVGHLAPYVISSDKINKVIVLRRNPYDLISVYKKREYSDEKTRDNAGSEILGVIAHDSINQFGVKVSQVDVTGKSISEVLKKVLSIINGKNSNEEVDWLDLVSKRNDLKKFFAY from the coding sequence ATGTCAATAGTAATCACAGGAAATCCAGGAGTGGGAAAACATTCGATAGTAAAAGAGATTTCAAAACAATTGAAATTACCAATAATTGATATAAACAGTATTGCAAAAGATGCAGGATTATTTGAAGAGAATTATGATACAAATGATGTGGATGTATCAAAGTTAAAGAAAATAATTAAAGAAAAAATTTCTAGTCCTAGTTTGATTGTAGGGCATTTAGCACCATATGTGATTTCATCGGATAAAATTAACAAAGTGATTGTATTACGAAGAAATCCATACGATTTGATTTCAGTGTATAAAAAAAGAGAGTATTCAGATGAGAAAACACGAGACAATGCAGGAAGCGAAATTTTAGGAGTTATAGCACATGATTCAATTAATCAATTTGGTGTAAAAGTATCTCAAGTTGATGTTACAGGAAAAAGTATTTCAGAAGTTCTAAAAAAAGTATTGAGTATAATTAATGGAAAAAACTCAAATGAAGAGGTAGATTGGCTTGATTTAGTTTCAAAACGTAATGATTTGAAAAAATTTTTTGCTTATTGA
- a CDS encoding hypothetical protein (hypothetical protein Nmar_1532): MEDGEKRIKQEDCNEDKIGAGILTLTNKRLAFDKTQARMMDFSKRFGDTVLDIPLSDVTKVWKEGRLIKKVCFTAKTKEGEQTFKFGVFNTKDWLKNIENMLGNKDQ, translated from the coding sequence ATGGAAGACGGAGAAAAGAGAATAAAACAAGAAGATTGTAATGAAGATAAAATTGGTGCAGGAATTCTTACTTTGACCAATAAAAGATTAGCATTTGATAAAACTCAAGCACGGATGATGGATTTTTCAAAAAGATTTGGAGATACGGTACTTGATATTCCATTAAGCGATGTTACAAAAGTTTGGAAGGAGGGAAGATTGATTAAAAAAGTATGTTTTACTGCCAAAACAAAAGAAGGTGAACAGACTTTCAAATTTGGAGTGTTCAATACAAAAGATTGGCTAAAAAATATTGAAAACATGTTAGGAAATAAAGATCAATAA
- a CDS encoding HhH-GPD family protein: protein MIEYDSINLENTINSGQVFLWKKHKEFWYGINGQDVLKINDSGKITTYSNKKYDFFRTGDNIEKIIKFISKDKTTKIAVKKYLGLRLLRQDPFQCFISFIVSSNSNIQKIKSSLEKISIQFGEKIEFDGKEFYLFPEAKKIADASIREIQNCGVGYRARFIINAAKMIESEQIDFEYMKKSNYQDAKKMILTTPGIGNKVADCILLFSLDKLEAFPLDRWMIRILEKYYLEKFELKTKSITEKQYDILHEKIVNYFGPYAGYAQQFLFKMERENYQKKWL, encoded by the coding sequence ATGATAGAGTATGATTCAATTAATTTAGAAAATACGATCAACAGCGGTCAAGTATTTCTTTGGAAAAAACATAAAGAATTTTGGTACGGTATTAACGGACAAGATGTTTTAAAAATAAATGATTCAGGGAAAATTACAACTTATTCAAATAAAAAATATGACTTTTTTAGGACTGGTGACAATATAGAAAAAATAATCAAATTCATTTCAAAAGATAAAACAACAAAAATCGCTGTAAAAAAATATCTTGGCCTGAGACTACTACGACAGGATCCTTTTCAATGTTTCATATCATTTATTGTATCTTCTAATTCAAACATTCAAAAAATTAAATCCAGTCTAGAAAAGATCTCTATTCAATTTGGGGAAAAAATTGAATTTGACGGTAAAGAATTTTACTTGTTTCCAGAAGCAAAAAAAATTGCAGATGCATCAATCCGAGAAATTCAAAATTGTGGTGTTGGATATAGAGCAAGATTCATCATAAATGCAGCAAAAATGATAGAATCAGAACAAATAGATTTTGAATATATGAAAAAATCCAATTATCAAGATGCAAAAAAGATGATTCTCACTACACCCGGAATAGGAAACAAAGTTGCAGATTGTATTTTGTTATTTTCACTCGATAAATTAGAAGCATTTCCATTAGATAGGTGGATGATTAGAATTTTAGAAAAATATTATTTAGAAAAATTTGAATTAAAGACAAAATCAATTACAGAAAAACAGTACGATATATTGCATGAAAAAATTGTAAACTATTTTGGACCTTATGCAGGATATGCACAACAGTTTTTATTTAAAATGGAAAGAGAGAATTATCAGAAAAAATGGTTGTAA
- a CDS encoding tRNA-modifying enzyme, which produces MSCSGEIVDEERLIQIKPGISQQLKKAKYGVADHSTVELCHWTKKSFKHEGSCYKHKFYGISTHRCMEFSPAGMHCENRCVYCWRPMEFYDSLKMDPEKVAEPKEILTKLMAERKKLINGYYGDSRNDKQRLDESLLPSHYAISLSGEPTMYPKLPELIKYLKSLEETKSIFLVTNGQEPDMIQRLQDEDALPTQLYLSTNAADYESFLKINKPKYDDSWQRWNRTLEMLKKLDTRTVLRITLIRNYNDQEEMIPAFAAMLKQASPHFIEIKSYMHIGRSTNRLEHSNMLEMEEVRKFSESVAEHSQIFSVMDESLVSRIVILQNNQRTIDRWIPAYANTN; this is translated from the coding sequence ATGAGTTGTTCTGGTGAAATAGTTGATGAAGAGCGATTAATACAGATCAAGCCAGGAATTTCACAGCAATTAAAAAAAGCAAAGTATGGAGTTGCAGATCATTCAACAGTAGAACTTTGTCATTGGACAAAAAAATCATTCAAGCATGAAGGAAGTTGTTACAAGCACAAGTTTTATGGAATTTCCACGCATCGTTGTATGGAATTTTCACCAGCAGGAATGCATTGTGAAAATCGTTGTGTATATTGTTGGAGACCAATGGAATTTTATGATTCATTAAAAATGGATCCAGAAAAAGTGGCAGAACCAAAAGAAATTTTGACCAAACTGATGGCAGAGAGAAAGAAATTGATCAATGGATATTATGGAGATTCTAGAAATGACAAACAAAGACTAGATGAATCATTATTACCAAGTCATTATGCTATATCACTTTCTGGAGAACCAACAATGTATCCAAAGCTTCCAGAACTAATTAAATATCTCAAATCACTAGAAGAAACCAAATCAATTTTTCTTGTAACAAATGGACAAGAACCAGATATGATTCAAAGATTGCAAGATGAGGATGCATTACCAACACAATTGTACTTATCTACAAATGCAGCTGATTATGAGTCATTTTTAAAAATTAACAAGCCAAAATATGACGATTCATGGCAAAGATGGAACAGAACCCTAGAGATGCTAAAGAAACTAGATACGAGAACTGTGCTTCGAATTACACTCATAAGAAATTATAATGATCAAGAAGAAATGATTCCAGCATTTGCTGCAATGCTAAAACAAGCTAGTCCTCACTTTATTGAAATAAAGTCATACATGCATATTGGTCGTTCAACTAACAGATTAGAACATTCAAACATGCTAGAAATGGAAGAGGTAAGAAAATTCAGTGAAAGCGTAGCTGAACACAGTCAGATCTTTTCAGTGATGGATGAGAGTTTGGTTTCCAGAATTGTAATTTTGCAAAACAATCAAAGAACTATTGATCGTTGGATTCCAGCATATGCAAATACCAATTAG
- a CDS encoding hypothetical protein (hypothetical protein Nmar_1538): protein MGRSFQEWLKQQDQAVVAKTRAGDEANKPLLNQLNWIWVNNLMKQRADLNPSSAELLDWVTSGQIDAMRK, encoded by the coding sequence ATGGGAAGAAGCTTTCAAGAATGGTTAAAACAACAAGATCAAGCAGTAGTTGCTAAAACACGTGCAGGCGACGAAGCAAACAAACCACTTCTTAACCAACTTAACTGGATCTGGGTTAACAATCTGATGAAACAGAGAGCCGACCTAAATCCATCTTCAGCTGAATTACTTGACTGGGTTACATCTGGTCAAATTGATGCAATGAGAAAATAA
- a CDS encoding beta-lactamase domain-containing protein — MEIKVLGAANEVGRSGFLVNCDGTNLLLDYGVLFGKRGSPPEYPLHVKPKDLDAIIITHAHLDHSGNVPSLFVSGNTDVYATPPTFDLTRLLIEDMLKITKDAQPFGLPELNNMMRNAKEIGFREKVTKGNATFELRETGHVVGGGSVLVESQKKRLFYTGDIKTNGSRMLREADLDVGDIDLLIIESTYSQTEQKPRKESERELIEFANEVMDRKGVLFIPSFSVERSQEMACILRSSNFKHKIIMDGMALKVNEIMFNHPNYLRDPKVFADAINEAVAVRDHEKRKHAIEEPCVVISPAGMLVGGNATYYLQELSFNKNNGIALVSYQGEGTPGKKLLDTGKVSTRGKDLNVAAEVKQFEFSGHADRNELFEVVNKIKGNPKVLTVHGDMESCKKFAQEIHEKFGLEAHAPDVNEVISI; from the coding sequence TTGGAGATTAAAGTTTTAGGAGCTGCCAACGAAGTTGGGCGATCAGGATTTTTGGTAAATTGCGATGGAACGAATCTATTATTAGATTATGGGGTATTGTTTGGAAAACGTGGTTCTCCACCAGAGTATCCATTGCATGTAAAGCCAAAAGATCTTGATGCAATTATTATTACTCATGCACATTTAGATCACTCAGGAAATGTACCATCTCTGTTTGTAAGTGGAAATACTGATGTTTATGCAACCCCACCAACTTTTGATTTAACAAGATTACTTATTGAAGATATGCTAAAAATCACAAAAGATGCACAACCATTTGGATTGCCTGAACTAAACAACATGATGCGAAATGCAAAAGAGATTGGATTTAGAGAAAAAGTCACTAAGGGCAATGCAACTTTTGAGTTAAGAGAGACAGGACATGTGGTAGGAGGTGGTTCTGTTCTAGTAGAATCACAAAAAAAGCGTCTTTTCTATACAGGTGATATCAAAACTAATGGTTCTAGAATGCTTCGTGAGGCAGATTTGGATGTTGGAGACATTGATCTATTAATTATTGAAAGTACATATTCTCAAACCGAACAAAAACCAAGAAAAGAATCAGAAAGAGAATTAATCGAATTTGCAAATGAGGTAATGGATAGAAAAGGAGTGTTATTCATTCCATCTTTTTCAGTTGAGCGTTCTCAAGAAATGGCATGCATACTAAGAAGTTCTAATTTCAAACATAAAATTATCATGGACGGTATGGCACTAAAGGTAAATGAAATAATGTTTAATCATCCAAATTATTTAAGAGACCCAAAAGTATTTGCAGATGCTATCAACGAAGCTGTTGCAGTAAGGGATCATGAAAAAAGAAAACATGCAATAGAGGAACCATGTGTAGTAATCTCACCTGCTGGAATGCTTGTAGGCGGAAATGCAACTTATTATTTACAAGAACTTTCATTTAACAAAAATAACGGTATAGCACTTGTTTCATATCAAGGAGAAGGAACTCCTGGAAAAAAATTACTTGATACAGGAAAGGTATCAACAAGAGGAAAGGATCTTAATGTTGCAGCTGAGGTAAAACAATTTGAATTTTCAGGACATGCTGATAGAAATGAGCTCTTTGAAGTAGTTAACAAAATCAAAGGCAACCCTAAGGTTTTAACGGTTCATGGAGACATGGAATCCTGTAAGAAGTTTGCTCAAGAGATTCATGAAAAGTTTGGCTTGGAGGCTCATGCTCCAGATGTTAACGAAGTGATATCTATCTGA
- a CDS encoding Putative Co/Zn/Cd cation transporter, with product MASSSKKAIYAALFGNLGIAITKFIAAISTGSVSMWAESYHSVSDTVNQLLLLFGIKRSKRAYSFSHQFGHSREQFFWSFIVASLIFGISGTLSLENGISAILHGGHSLENATINFIVLIIAAGFEGYALRIALKQLRMVIKERGEEPTFKAMIAEFKDSKDPALLTVITEDTAALSGIGVAALGIFLSMITGNPIYDAIGSIVIGAILMVLALFLAKENKDLLIGESMSKREYKKIVDVIRDIEEINRVVTLKTMHLGPEDVLIGVQVNLIDGLDTDKIELVTDKVEKAIMEIIPNLNRQHIFVEIER from the coding sequence ATGGCGAGTAGTTCTAAAAAAGCAATTTATGCAGCGTTATTTGGAAATCTTGGAATAGCAATTACAAAATTTATTGCAGCAATATCAACTGGAAGCGTATCAATGTGGGCAGAATCTTATCACTCTGTTTCAGATACAGTAAATCAATTACTATTATTATTTGGAATTAAACGAAGTAAACGTGCTTATTCTTTTTCACATCAATTTGGGCATTCAAGAGAACAGTTTTTCTGGTCGTTTATTGTCGCATCGTTGATTTTTGGAATTTCGGGAACATTATCGTTAGAAAATGGTATTTCAGCAATTTTACATGGTGGACATAGTTTGGAAAATGCAACAATAAATTTTATCGTACTAATAATTGCAGCAGGGTTTGAAGGATATGCTTTACGAATTGCATTAAAACAATTAAGAATGGTAATAAAAGAAAGAGGAGAAGAACCAACTTTCAAAGCTATGATTGCTGAATTTAAAGATAGTAAAGATCCTGCTCTGCTAACAGTCATAACAGAGGATACTGCAGCATTATCCGGAATTGGAGTTGCAGCTTTAGGCATATTTCTTTCTATGATTACTGGAAATCCAATCTATGATGCAATAGGTTCTATAGTGATAGGAGCAATATTGATGGTTTTGGCATTATTTTTGGCAAAAGAAAATAAAGATTTGTTGATAGGCGAATCAATGTCTAAACGAGAATACAAAAAAATTGTCGATGTTATAAGAGACATTGAAGAGATTAACAGGGTAGTTACACTGAAGACCATGCATCTTGGACCAGAAGATGTTCTAATTGGAGTCCAAGTAAATCTGATTGACGGTTTGGATACGGATAAAATAGAACTAGTTACAGACAAAGTTGAGAAAGCAATAATGGAAATAATTCCAAATCTTAATCGACAGCATATTTTTGTAGAGATTGAAAGATAA
- a CDS encoding Mn2+-dependent serine/threonine protein kinase codes for MKLLKKGAEADIYLIQWEGTHAILKIRKTKKYRNPVLDSKIRKQRTIRESQTISEVKSFGIPTPLVYNVDLKRSAIIMQEIQGKPIHDLPDSKIIDLCREIGRLVGIMHKNGLMHGDLTTSNFIYYKNQIFVIDFGLSQKTIKFEDHAVDLRLIKEILNSAHAKIMKSCWKNFLSGYKSTVGPTKYSKIINIVSEIESRGRYATVI; via the coding sequence ATGAAATTATTGAAAAAGGGTGCTGAAGCAGATATCTATCTTATACAATGGGAAGGTACACATGCAATACTCAAAATTAGAAAGACAAAAAAATATCGTAATCCTGTTCTTGATTCAAAAATTCGAAAACAGAGAACCATTAGAGAATCTCAAACAATTTCAGAAGTAAAATCATTTGGAATTCCTACACCTCTAGTCTATAATGTTGATTTGAAAAGATCTGCTATTATTATGCAAGAAATTCAAGGTAAACCTATTCATGATTTACCTGATAGTAAAATTATTGATTTATGTAGAGAAATTGGAAGATTAGTTGGAATTATGCATAAAAATGGTCTAATGCATGGAGATCTTACTACGTCTAATTTTATCTATTACAAAAATCAGATATTTGTTATTGATTTTGGGTTATCTCAAAAAACAATCAAGTTTGAAGATCACGCCGTAGACTTGAGATTAATAAAAGAAATTCTGAACAGTGCACATGCCAAAATTATGAAATCGTGTTGGAAAAATTTTCTATCTGGCTACAAATCTACCGTTGGCCCTACAAAATATTCAAAAATCATAAACATTGTATCTGAAATTGAAAGTAGGGGAAGATATGCGACAGTCATTTGA
- a CDS encoding 4Fe-4S ferredoxin iron-sulfur binding domain-containing protein, translating to MPIAILPDIDEQRCIGCALCVEICTTLGPDVLRVKPVEGWKRGKAFVFYPERCISDGACIGVCPTKSIFWMRPMNYTAGQPVPLHKNGIFIKGWAEDAAL from the coding sequence ATGCCAATAGCAATACTTCCAGACATTGATGAACAAAGATGTATCGGATGTGCACTATGTGTAGAAATCTGTACAACTCTTGGTCCCGATGTCCTTAGAGTTAAACCTGTTGAAGGCTGGAAGAGAGGTAAAGCATTTGTTTTTTATCCAGAAAGATGTATTTCTGATGGTGCATGCATCGGTGTATGCCCAACAAAATCAATCTTTTGGATGAGACCAATGAATTACACCGCTGGACAACCAGTACCTCTTCACAAAAACGGTATCTTCATCAAAGGTTGGGCAGAAGACGCTGCACTATAA
- a CDS encoding translation-associated GTPase: MCVLQIGLLGKANVGKSTFFSAATETPVSIGNFPFTTIQPNVGVAYVKSDCACKHFEIKHQNSLCVNGTRFIPVKLIDVAGLVPGAHEGKGLGNQFLDDARQAEVLIHVVDIAGTTDIQGHPVPIGTHNPLEDVEFVQDEFDQWFIDILRREWEKLTKEIEQKRTKLTDGIAKRFTGLGIKDYQVQDVLHKLELSSKNPKEWTDSDIQTFVKELRKNTKPILIAANKADLCKDLEIIKKISDTIVIPCSAETELLLRKASKAGFVNYKSGDEKFSVMENKEILPEQKKALDLVNTVLSKIQSTGIQKILNIAVFDLLKFIVVFPVEDETKLTNKNGDVLPDAKLLPADSTAKDLAGLIHADIAKGFLHAIDCKTKQRIGADHKLKSGDVIKIVSTLSRG; encoded by the coding sequence TTGTGTGTATTGCAAATAGGTTTACTGGGAAAAGCAAATGTTGGCAAGTCTACTTTTTTCTCGGCTGCAACTGAAACACCTGTATCTATAGGTAATTTCCCATTTACTACAATTCAACCAAATGTGGGTGTTGCATATGTGAAATCTGATTGTGCCTGTAAACACTTTGAGATTAAACATCAAAACTCATTATGTGTAAACGGAACTAGATTCATACCTGTTAAACTAATTGATGTTGCAGGATTAGTTCCTGGAGCACATGAAGGAAAGGGTTTAGGGAATCAATTTTTAGATGATGCAAGACAGGCAGAAGTCTTGATACATGTAGTTGATATCGCTGGAACCACTGACATTCAAGGACATCCTGTACCTATAGGCACTCATAATCCTCTTGAAGACGTAGAGTTTGTTCAAGATGAATTTGATCAATGGTTCATAGATATTCTTCGTAGAGAATGGGAAAAATTAACTAAAGAGATTGAACAAAAAAGAACAAAACTAACTGATGGAATAGCAAAAAGATTTACTGGCTTGGGGATCAAAGATTATCAAGTACAAGATGTATTGCATAAACTAGAGTTATCGTCAAAAAATCCAAAAGAATGGACAGATTCTGACATTCAAACTTTTGTAAAGGAACTAAGAAAAAATACTAAACCTATTCTTATTGCGGCAAATAAGGCAGATCTTTGCAAAGATCTTGAAATAATCAAAAAAATTTCTGATACCATTGTGATTCCTTGCAGCGCTGAAACTGAATTATTGTTAAGAAAAGCCTCAAAGGCTGGGTTTGTAAATTACAAATCTGGAGATGAAAAATTCTCTGTTATGGAAAATAAAGAAATACTACCAGAACAAAAAAAAGCACTAGATTTGGTAAATACAGTTCTTTCAAAAATCCAGTCTACAGGAATTCAAAAGATTTTAAACATTGCTGTGTTTGATTTGTTAAAATTCATTGTTGTTTTTCCTGTTGAAGATGAAACAAAACTGACAAACAAAAATGGTGATGTCTTACCAGATGCAAAATTATTACCCGCAGACTCTACTGCAAAAGACTTGGCTGGGTTAATCCATGCAGATATTGCAAAGGGATTCTTACATGCAATTGATTGTAAAACAAAACAGAGAATCGGGGCTGATCACAAATTAAAAAGTGGCGATGTGATTAAAATTGTTTCAACATTAAGTAGAGGATAA
- a CDS encoding metalloendopeptidase glycoprotease family — protein sequence MIGLGVESTAHTFSCAILEKKGKQGKILSDVRKIYRPPEGEGIHPREASRHHIENSATVLSECLQESGITIKDLDIISYAAGPGLGPCLRVGAVVARSLASYYDIPIYPVNHAIGHIELGKLLTGAKNPLVLLVSGGHTMLLAFLNKQWRVFGETLDITLGQLLDQFGRSLGFASPCGKNIESLATSTSNYVLLPYSVKGNDVSFSGLLSATKSIIPQNKADACFSLQETAFAMISEVVERALSFTNKKELLIVGGVAANKRLSEMLQDVCKRHHCRFFVAPQKYAGDCGSQICWTGLLEAQVKKGVTLENTFVTQSWRLDSVKVDY from the coding sequence ATGATTGGTTTAGGTGTTGAAAGCACAGCTCATACATTCTCTTGTGCAATATTAGAAAAAAAAGGTAAACAAGGAAAAATTCTATCTGATGTAAGAAAAATTTATCGTCCTCCTGAAGGTGAGGGAATTCATCCTAGAGAAGCCTCACGGCATCATATTGAAAACAGTGCTACCGTATTGTCTGAGTGTCTTCAAGAATCTGGAATTACAATAAAAGATCTTGATATTATTTCATATGCTGCAGGACCTGGTCTTGGCCCTTGTTTGAGAGTTGGAGCAGTAGTTGCACGCTCACTTGCATCTTACTATGACATTCCAATTTATCCTGTAAATCATGCGATAGGACATATAGAATTAGGTAAATTACTCACTGGCGCAAAAAATCCACTTGTTCTTTTAGTATCGGGTGGACATACAATGTTACTTGCATTTTTAAATAAACAGTGGCGAGTTTTTGGTGAAACACTGGATATTACATTGGGTCAATTACTAGATCAATTTGGACGATCCCTAGGATTTGCTTCTCCATGTGGGAAAAATATTGAATCTCTTGCAACATCTACATCTAATTATGTTCTGCTCCCATATTCTGTAAAAGGTAACGATGTCTCTTTTTCTGGATTGTTATCTGCAACAAAATCAATCATTCCACAAAATAAAGCAGATGCATGTTTTTCATTACAAGAAACTGCATTTGCAATGATTAGTGAGGTAGTAGAAAGAGCATTATCCTTCACAAATAAAAAAGAATTGTTAATTGTTGGTGGTGTAGCTGCAAACAAAAGATTATCTGAAATGCTTCAAGATGTATGTAAAAGACATCACTGTAGATTTTTTGTGGCTCCTCAAAAATATGCTGGTGACTGTGGTAGCCAAATATGTTGGACTGGCTTATTAGAAGCTCAAGTAAAAAAAGGTGTTACTCTAGAAAATACTTTTGTTACACAATCATGGAGATTAGATTCAGTTAAAGTAGATTATTGA
- a CDS encoding RdgB/HAM1 family non-canonical purine NTP pyrophosphatase, with translation MRQSFDLFFVSSNTHKYQEAKIILDSFGINLGFFKYELEEIQSSSLKEIAIKKATNAFQKYKKPIIVEDDGLFINSLSGFPGPYSSYVFKTIGNKGILNLLKQNRQAKFISIISYCDDKNSKSFEAQIDGVISKKQNGKGWGYDPIFIPKNSKKTFSEISNKNSLSHRFKALKKFSNWYLHMLESNDQ, from the coding sequence ATGCGACAGTCATTTGATCTTTTTTTTGTATCTTCAAATACTCACAAATACCAAGAAGCTAAAATAATTCTGGACTCATTTGGAATAAATCTTGGATTTTTTAAATACGAACTGGAAGAAATTCAATCATCTTCACTTAAAGAAATTGCAATTAAAAAAGCAACAAATGCATTTCAAAAATACAAAAAACCGATAATAGTTGAAGATGATGGACTTTTCATTAATTCGCTTTCTGGTTTTCCAGGACCATACTCTTCTTATGTTTTCAAAACTATTGGCAATAAAGGAATCTTAAATCTATTAAAACAAAATAGACAAGCAAAATTTATTTCAATTATTTCTTATTGTGATGATAAAAATTCCAAATCATTTGAAGCACAAATTGATGGAGTTATTTCTAAAAAACAAAATGGTAAAGGTTGGGGATATGATCCAATTTTCATTCCAAAAAATTCAAAGAAAACATTCTCAGAGATATCTAATAAAAATAGTTTATCTCATAGATTCAAAGCTCTGAAAAAATTTTCTAATTGGTATTTGCATATGCTGGAATCCAACGATCAATAG
- a CDS encoding tRNA-guanine transglycosylase, whose amino-acid sequence MRDNDLFEILKSDLAGRIGIIHTNHGKIETPAYVPVIHPVKQTIPSKKIREIGFDLVITNAYITRNNYGDEAEKKGIHKIIDFDGAIMTDSGGYQVLEYGDVKVLPPEMADFEKKILTDFAIPLDKPTGYGLPWKKAESYVNHTLKVSKKTLEDRDDNGQIWIGPIQGGEHFDLVAKSTKSLVDMGFQMLALGSPVEFMESYEYKLLAQMIIAAKKQIPQSIPLHLFGAGHPLTIPFAVALGCDTFDSASYMLYAKQGRYITDDGTRNLEEISVFPCNCEVCSKYTPDELRQLESNEKINEIALHNLYAIKLEVDKVKQAIHEGRLWEYVLKKARAHPKLFEMISVLTENSNYLEVATPKFKEKAIFLYEKEDQYRPEILSYHKMVRNFKSKKKTLIITKESNTKPAYLSHEYSSLKRKFKDIESIQVCQYSPHLGLIPLEISDIFPAAHHESSRLNFKPNDFPIFENTFAKFFKNNQFSQVYYDKSDDFLNYFMKNIPKGIKKKSFV is encoded by the coding sequence TTGAGAGATAATGACTTGTTTGAAATTTTAAAAAGTGATTTGGCTGGACGAATTGGGATAATTCATACCAATCATGGAAAAATAGAAACTCCCGCTTATGTTCCAGTAATTCATCCGGTAAAACAAACAATTCCATCTAAGAAGATAAGAGAGATTGGTTTTGATCTAGTAATTACTAATGCATACATTACTAGAAATAATTATGGTGATGAAGCTGAAAAAAAAGGAATCCATAAGATAATTGATTTTGATGGAGCTATAATGACTGATTCTGGAGGATATCAAGTATTGGAATATGGTGATGTCAAAGTTTTACCTCCAGAGATGGCAGATTTTGAGAAAAAAATCCTTACAGATTTTGCAATTCCATTGGACAAACCAACAGGTTATGGATTACCATGGAAGAAAGCTGAATCATATGTTAATCATACTCTAAAGGTATCTAAGAAAACACTTGAGGATAGAGATGATAACGGTCAGATTTGGATTGGCCCAATTCAAGGCGGAGAACATTTTGATCTTGTTGCAAAATCTACAAAGAGTTTAGTTGATATGGGTTTTCAAATGTTGGCGTTGGGAAGTCCAGTAGAATTCATGGAATCATATGAATACAAATTATTAGCGCAGATGATAATTGCTGCAAAAAAACAGATACCACAATCTATTCCATTACATCTTTTTGGCGCAGGTCATCCATTAACCATACCATTTGCAGTAGCCCTGGGATGCGATACATTTGATTCTGCATCTTACATGCTATATGCTAAACAAGGAAGATACATTACAGATGACGGTACAAGAAATCTTGAAGAAATTTCAGTATTTCCATGTAATTGTGAGGTATGCTCAAAGTATACACCTGATGAATTAAGGCAACTGGAGTCAAATGAGAAAATTAATGAAATTGCACTACACAACCTATATGCAATAAAACTTGAGGTAGACAAAGTAAAACAAGCAATTCACGAAGGAAGATTATGGGAATATGTATTAAAAAAAGCGAGGGCACATCCAAAATTATTTGAAATGATTAGTGTCCTAACAGAAAACTCCAATTATCTTGAGGTAGCGACGCCAAAATTCAAAGAAAAGGCAATCTTTCTGTATGAAAAAGAAGATCAGTATCGTCCTGAGATCTTGTCATATCATAAAATGGTTAGAAATTTCAAGTCAAAGAAAAAAACTTTGATCATAACCAAAGAATCCAATACAAAACCAGCATATCTATCTCATGAATATTCTTCACTAAAACGAAAATTCAAAGATATAGAATCAATTCAAGTTTGCCAGTATAGTCCACATTTAGGATTAATTCCATTGGAAATTTCAGATATTTTTCCTGCAGCACATCATGAAAGCTCAAGATTGAATTTCAAACCTAATGATTTTCCAATCTTTGAAAATACATTTGCCAAGTTTTTTAAAAATAATCAATTTTCGCAAGTATACTATGATAAGTCAGATGATTTTTTGAATTATTTTATGAAGAACATTCCAAAAGGAATCAAGAAAAAATCTTTTGTTTAA